ttaaacaagtttttttttctcctttttgaaGCTGCATTTGTTCATGATTCTTGGTTTATCTTAGCCCTAACTTATTCTTTAACTCCAAAACTTCACttgtttcaattctttttcCATTTCACACTTCTCCAATATTTGTTTAACATCAGTATCTATATGAAAGGTGTAATACTTTATAAATCTTGTGTTACCATCAAGATTGATGTTTTCTTCCATGTATAGTACCGCTGATTACACTCATTCTTTAGTCGTTATATTTGTTATGTTTAATGCCAAATACAAAATATGACTTTACGATTAGCTCCTTTAGTAAAATTCAAGTTATTTTAAAGGATTTTTGTAACCTATTTTGATGGTTATGACACTCTAAAATTTGTATAATCTAAATTTGGTTTATGTTTGTCCATGAATTaattgaggatccatagccaaccccaaattttttgggattaagtcctttttgttgttgtaattgtGGTTAACTTCCTAATGTTATTCTTGTGCAATTTATGTGCCTGTGGATGTATGGACGGGCATTTGAATTAATTGACACTGCACATGTCCTTCATTTACTGAGCCTGggattagttttattttattttatttaactgtACTATGCCATGGAATAATTATGTTGCTAACTTTGTATTGTGCACAGGGCACCTGAGATATATAGATCATCTTTGGTACATCATAAAATGTTATTGAAATATGAGTCACAGATAGAGGATAATCATATGTTCTCGAAATGAGTCACTTATATATTGttcttttaaaaatgtatatgGGAAATTATATCTGCTTGTGTAagctttatgttttttattaggtttgatttttcatAACAGGAATCTGGTATTAGTGGATTGAACAGCAAGACACACTTGAAACTAATGCTCAAATGGATGAGGGGGAGGAAGATGCTGAAGCTGTTCTGCAACCAAATTGGTTCCAACAAGAAATTTCTGCTATGTACTTTGCCGGAAGACCCTCAAATTgcacaatttattaaaaactcAGAACTGAAATTGCAGACTGAGAAGCCTTCcataaagaggaagagaaagcaaaagaaataaaatgtaTGTATCCAGACCTTCCCCTTTCATCCAGAGTTGGTATAATCTGTGGTGACATGAGTGCTTCCTTCAATTGATCTGTCTTGAACATGTTTTTTGTATCAAGATTGCTGTCTAAAGCTGTTTTGCTAATTCGTTAGGCTTTTGTATGCTGCCCAATTTGCTCCTTTCCCATTTTCTATGTATTTGGATCCAATATGGATTGTTAAGATACAACCTATTGATTTTCATGTTTTGGTGGGATTGGGATTTGCAACAGAGATATTTGGTCATTGAGAAATATGGTTCAAGCCTAAACTTGGGCTTGGGTTTGATTCGTAtgctaaataaatttatataagcAAGCATTTTCTTGAACCAAGCCCCAACTATTTATAAGTAACTCGGTTAAGATATCATACAACCTATTGATTTTCATTTCACCTCTTGAAGAGTTGAGATCATATTTTCAAGTGGGTCTTACCTctttaagaagaaaaacttatgtaaatcaattattttaaaGATCCACTTGAAACTCTTGCTTCTTAAAAAGTTGTGATCCAAgtgaatcattttttttcaaagaatgtcACATCACTGATAGTTATATCaataaaatgtattttgaaACTTCTTGAAGAGTTGAGATTCAAGGAAAGAGTCAAATTCAAAAAGAGATTATTTTCtgatatataaatttaatataatctTATTTGGCAAGATAGTTCGAAAGCAATATTATTGAGCAAAATCGTGGAGTTATTGAAGACAAGCTATGGTTGTATTTAGATAAACCAATGTTTTGGCCCCCGCTgtgacttttgaattttttaatagcATTCACATTTCAAAATTCTATCTCATCCTATTTTACTATtctaaaaagttactttattaattatatcataccattttacaatactctcCACatcttaacttttattttacaatataacacattaaaataatatttatattcaataaaataatatatctcaaaacctaaataaaaacaaaaacccaaaacttggtgagagagagaagaattgataaagtgaataaaatattagttttttattttttttttattttttttatatagaattgAGCTAAGGTAGAATTGCACAGTAGtactattgcaaatttttttgcaatagttggTGTTTGTAACAGGGtggtcaataccgtaccggccggtgcaccggtaccggccgGTGCACCGGTACTGGtatacttctattttgtactggaaaaaataccggccgcgCATTGGccgtaccggccaatttcgggcaataccagccggtacagaaaaaagcttttttttagttttgtaatttttgaatttttgtaaaggcataatagtaacttatttacattaacttattagtattatttgttttcttagtatgcaatgaacaactaagctttctattttttatattgtgtgtttttttttcttttaattgatactaaagtctaaaactatgaatcatttgttctgaattgaggtaatgttttatgataaatttttatatttactataatataagtgaaatattatatgcttataaacatggttctagagattttggtatgtgtgtgtgtgtgtatatatatatatatataatagcggtaaacccgaaacagTACACCgatattgaccggtatccgaaatatatcgtaccagTGGCCAAACCAGTACAACCTCCAGTATaatattgacttccttggtttgTAAGTCTGGATGCTGAGCGTGTTTGTAAGTCCAATGCTGGATTTGTTTCGTGTATTAATGCTAAAATTATCATACATATAGCATTTGCGAATGCGCTATTAGGAATAGTCCCATAGCTCCACCATTCCAACTCAATGGAGGTCACTGCCTACGTAGTAACGTCGCTAGTCAATCTAAATAATTTGATCTTTGTTCGTCATGATTCTGGaataaataatttcattcatattaaaaatataaaaaaaaaataaatattcaaggTCAAGGAGGTCACTGCATACGTAACGATAAATTCACTAATGAAATTTAGAAATTTGTGGCTGCCTGACGGGAGATGAGATGACCGTGGTCAATATcaatcaaaatgaaataaatcatTTCATCTTTTTTGGTCTGATTAGATAATTCTTTGATATTAAAAGCCTCTTTGAGttcattttgtttaatttgacccattttgtttgtcttttttatttttatttttatatagaggTATGCTTTTAATGATTGTACTTTTTATTTCGTTCaagacattaattaattttttgtgtagatggagattgaatttaaattctttatttaactattagaaattttactaattaagctAATTGAACCcttcattttgtttgtttattattcCCAAAATATTATTCATTTAGACATTATTTTCATAACCTACCTTTtcatttaagtttaaattaaaatgaccattttgataatttttttcttaattaatttaaaggATAATGTATTGTAATCCTGGATTTCCTAGGGTTTGACAAACAAAATAGAGGGAGAGAgcaatattatataataatatattattagtattaataaaattaaactaaagtTAACCtatctaaattgaattttaaaattttctcaaaaaaaaaaaaaaaaaaaaggaattctAAAAAGACTGATTCTAATTGGAGTGGTAATAATCGAACGTTTTCGAGTGTAAGGTAAAGAGCCGTGGAATTATgtctacctataaatagtagagTGAGGAGGAGAGGTTGTTTTCATCCTCGTACTATCTCTATCTTTCATTCTTATTCTctgtcaaatttcaaatagtAAAGTGAGAAGAGGTTGTTTTCATCCTCGTACTATCTCTATCTATCATTCTTATTCTCTGTCCCTCTCCATACATATTAGCATATATATACTTCCTTCATCAATCTTGGTAAGCCAACACAGTCTCATCTTTGCTACTTAAAAGTAGCCGTTATCTAAACTCTATAATTCAATTTTGTAGAACGTCCAATAATTTTCATAGCTGGTTTTTAATTCGATTACCTTTTTAAGCATAGATATACAGTGGTTCTTGAACTCAATACTTCACCATTTAACTTGGTTTTTAAAGGTAGAGGAggtgctatatatatatatatatatatatataagctagAGTTTGTCAGctgatttatctttatttgaAGCTAATTAAGGTGCATATTAGCCTTGATGGATTTCTTACAATTCCCCAATTATAATTTCCTTTGAGGAAACTGAttctttgtttgctttatggcaAAGCAGTCCACAACAATGAGCTCCTTGAGTGCAAATGATGATTGCCTTGGATGGGCGGCAAGAGATGCATCTGGAGTTTTATCACCTTACAACTTCAGCCGCAGGTgtgttttttattcttctttgaaagagggggggggggggggtgtgaaataaaacaagaaaaatcttGCATGTTTATTCATCATTCATTAAGGGCACATTTGGTTGTCCATGAGTTTGGACACCGCCATTCATAACTTATTTTGACATACAAATCCATCATCTTGAATTGGACTGTCAAAAACATCGAAGCCATCACTACAAGGGATGGGATAAAGCATTTCTACTTTCATTAAACTTTTTATGATGGTTGTGATTCTTGAATTGCCCATTCAAAATGTTGGATTTGTTTCCcgaaaaaatatagaaatatgAGTGGCCAATCTGTTTTAGCTCAAATTGCAACTCCTCCCATTGTAAGCGTAAGGTGGAGGAATGAGGTCGCCCATTCAAGACTTATCAGGTGCATGTGTAAGTTAAGTATAGACGTCAAATGTCATAGAGTAACCAATTCTTGATTTGTCTATGCATTAGTAGCAAAAATTTTACACCTACCTTCTTCGGCCTTTTCTTAAATGGCAAATGTGTGTcatctttttttaagaaaacgtTTGTTTAAGCATGCCTTGCAGGTCTTGCTTGCTTTTGTTTTGCTTAAACTCCTAACTATGTTGTTTAGTCTATTAGTAGTCATATAATGTCCTATGAAGCCTGGATTAACGGTCAAGTTCACTTTTTTATACAAATAATTCAGTATAACATATCATGCTGATACAATTGtatataatagattataaatgGGGGTACTTGACGTGATGAATCCCTTCTTGAAGTACAAGTATAatatcaacaaaagaaaagaaaaattatatttgcttGAAAGATGAATAGCCTTCTCTTTAtacttttatgttatttgttgatgtgtttttattctctttgatGTTCATAAAGGTAATGATGTACTTAAGTGAATGACCAAATGTAAGCAATTTGCTtaagtttatgaaaaattaaaatttttatagagAAGTGAATCCATCTGttaatttttcatatcattAGTTGACAATAATGATCTTATACCTGAGTTTCCATATGATTTTGAGATCTACgattaataaataattgaaatttgcTTCATGAattgtgtttttcttggttatatgatattttttaatattatattctgATTAAGAATTAACTTGGGAAATTTGATACAGAGCTGTTGGGAGTGATGAtgtttcaataaaaattacGCATTGTGGAGTTTGTTATGGTGATGTAGTTTGGACTAGGAATAAACATGGGGATTCAATGTATCCTGTAGTGCCTGGGTAAGTGGACGAACTTAAGCTATGAGTAGTCTTAGATATCCTTGACCTTtacttatatttaaaaataaataaaagtcttGGATATATTTCTTGAACTGATATTTGCAATTGTACACCAGACATGAAATTGCAGGAATTGTGAAAGATGTTGGTTCTAATGTTCATCACTTCAAAGTTGGTGACCATGTTGGAGTGGGAACCTATGTCAACTCATGCAGAGATTGTGAGTATTGTAATGATGGACTAGAAGTTCATTGCGTAAAAGAGTTAGTTTACACCTTTAATCGCATGGATGCGGATGGTACTATTACTAAGGGAGGATATTCCAGTTACATTGTTGTCCATGAAAGGTAAGTATTCTTTTATGCTACTACACACTCttcctttattttcctttacATACAAAATTCAAACTTATGGAATAGGACCAATCCCTCCCTTGTTAAAATTAATTGTTTCTGCAGAATTTATGAAGCTATCATTCACATTTGCATAGTATATAAATCTAGGCCTCTTAAACTGATGCACTTGCAAAACAAGAAGTCTAAGTTCATACTACTTGGATTATGTGCCAATTCATTTGATCATTTGTTTTGTGGAGGTGTTAAATGAAGGTTACttttgaaaaacccaaaaaggaaaaaagaagttaCATGGTAGTAGATTTTAGTGTCCAGGTAAGGCTTCCCAGGGGCCAGGGGGCCTGTTTTTGGCAGTTTTGCCAGTGACTAAACAACATACAATATTCGTGtacattgtttttatttttattttacttggtACCAAAGCCTTTGATAAAGGAAATCAAGAATGGAAAATCGACATCAGTATATAAATCTTACAGATGGAGCCTGCATCTATACTTTGCATGCTATTGGGAAAAGGACACAATTATGATTTCTTATTAAGGTTCCAGAGTGGTCAACAGCAACCATAGTTTCATGTCACAACTTAGAGCGTTTAGATTTGATAACTTATTCTGATAATTGACCTATTGACTTTATGCTTAAGGGAATTTAGCTTTTTAAACACAGATTAAGCATATCAGTTTTGGTCATGAATATACAGGTACTGCTTCAGGATACCTGACAACTATCCATTGGCTTCAGCAGCTCCTTTGCTATGTGCTGGAATTACTGTATATGCTCCTATGGTGCGCCACAAGATGAACCAACCTGGTAAATCTCTAGGAGTGATTGGTCTTGGAGGTCTTGGTCACATGGCAGTGAAGTTTGGGAAGGCTTTTGGGTTGAATGTAACAATTTTCAGCACTAGCTTATCCAAGAAACAGGAAGCCCTGACCTTGCTTGGTGCAGACAGATTTATAGTCTCGACTGATCAAGAGCAGATAGaggtaaatttatataataaaacttcTTAAAAAGCATTTGTTTCCCTGTTCACATGAGCACTATTGAAGTCAATAACCTATCTTCAGGTTCTGTTAGATTGATGGTTATCTGGTTTTTGCAGGCCCTGGCTAAGTCATTTGACTTCATAATTGATACAGCATCTGGTGTTCACTCACTTGATCCATACATTTCGCTGTTGAAAACTGCTGGTGTTCTAGTCCTAGTAGGTTTCCCAAGTGAAGCCAAATTCAGTCCTGCAATCCTTAATCTAGGTACTATGacaatttttagatttgaagAGTTTCATGAACTCTATTAGTTAGACAATGTTACCTTTCCAGGTTTTGAACACAACAATCTTAATGAACTGCATGCATTGACCATTTTGCAGGTATGAAAACCATTTCTGGTAGTGTAGTAGGTGGTACAAAGGTGACCCAAGAAATGATAGACTTCTGTGCTGCTCACAAAATTTACCCAAACATAGAAGTAATTCCAATTCAGTATGCAAATGAAGCTCTTGAGAGGCTAATAAAGAAAGATGTGAAGTACCGGTTTGTGATTGATATCGAGAACTCCCTAAAATGAAACTGCCAGAGAAACAAGGAATTCTTCTTCCCAATATGTATGTTCGTATGGATCACATATTGATACTCGTAAAGCGTACTGTGATTGGCAAGTCTTCCTTGTTGGATGGTGGGCATTTACTTCCATCAAAAAGCATCTGGTGTTGATCTTCTACATCCTGCAAGTGTCTAACTAGCCTGAAATTACTGAAGGGTTGTTGAgtagtgttgtgaaaaatggtttaataaaaatgataagagtatagaattttaaattacaatccTTTCATAATTTTATCCTGTAGTCAACTTTAGCCATTAGTATTTAATTTACTTGAATGAAGGAACGGTATGAGttgtagttttttaaaaaaatttcgtAATGAAATTCCCTTACATTAAGgtccattttcattttgtggaATCATGAATTTTGAAGAATGAGGAACTTTGGCTGAAAAGATCACAGGGTTGCTTCATAAAAACAGTATAAAGCCTTTAATAAAACAGGTGGTTACTTTCTATGGTGAGATCCGTGCAATCATGATTAGCTAGAATTACctaattttagaaaaaagaaacaagaaaagcaaaaaGTATTGCATCTGTACAGACCAGTCACCCATGACCCAAGCTTCTAAATTTGCATATTGTTCGTACTCCATGATCGGAAAAATTCATGAAAATTGAGAAATTCTCCTACCCGCCAAAGAGCTAAGAAGTAAAAGCATTGCCCTGCACATGGTTCTAACTGCTGGGCGAAACATGTGGCTTTCTGATCTCGTCTCaccatttatattttatagatCGGAAGGTTTACCTTACGTGACAGGTTCTGTAGCATCATGCAAAAGTCCGCTCGCTGTTCCCAGGACATGACGTATGACATAGATTCATATCTCACCTAGCCCTTTGTTTTACACTTTTACTGGATGCCTAAATTGGCTGCCAGaaatctctccctctctcctttgATGGGGTTAGACGGTGAATTCGCCTCTTGGTCCAGTGATAGACAAATATTATCAATATGTTTGAATTACTAAATCATTTGCAATTTGTCTTGCTTCATAAGGATATGCGTACTACTTTGAATTGAAACAAATCCTTGGCTTCATATCAATATtaatatacaagataaaatctattttctttagtttggtaGAGCTGCTTAAATACTATGAAAAAATCCCTGGGCGTTTCTAAGTAAAAAGTCATCTAAAAATGCATAAGCTACTTCTCAAAATTGGCAAAAAGATTAAAGCTCCTTTGCTTAGCTGGGAAACTATTATTTACTACAAAGTAATTTAATATTTACAGCTTACAGATGACAGGTGAATGGCATCCCACAAAAGATAGTGGTTCACAAATGCTGGGAGCAGAACATTAAGTACAAAGATAATCCAGTTACTATCAGCCTGCTGCTGAGTCAAAATGTCTGCACAGAAGTTTGCTTCCTAATATACTCATCATACTTCGAAAGGCCAGAATATCTATTGAGCAAGCTCCTGCAATCGGACAAAGGCAGAGGCAATTAGTAGTCAAATAATGAAAGACTAGAAAGAAATCCTCATTAGGATATTCCTGTAGCTGTGTTCCCATGGAAAGAGTAGGCCTGAGGCCATAGCAGGCTGCCCAAAGTTTAGTTGCCAAGCTGGTGGCATGTCCTTAGTTTCCTAACATCAagatcatctttttcttttcactttctcCTGAAGTTGTAATTAACAGAGGATTAATTCattgtttttactattttttgtgCACTATGAATATCATCTCATGCTATCAGCTTGATCATAATTTTGGCAAGTCCACATGTTTTTGGACTTACCAATTACAACTTCTATGGTCATTCATCTTCAATCTACAGTCAACCTTGGCAATTTCCTCCATCCAAAATGCTAGTTACAGGAAGTTTTATTCATAGGTTATGTTTGCTCCTGTGCCCTAGAAACAAATTTAACATGCCttgcttttctttcttactCTCATAAAAAGTAAAACCTTCATTGACAAGCAAAAAACAGTAGCGAATCCATTTGATATTTATACATGTTTCATCATTTAAGAGGTCTTCCTGGTATATACACACGTATAGTTAGACTTGACTACGAGAAAGACTCCTGTCACCCCTTTCGCTAGCTGATtgacaaaaaacacaaaaagttgTAACAATTTGTTCCATTCCTTTCACAACCCAACAAAAAGTATGATCAGAAATTGTAACATCTGGTCAAGTACAATATGATTTCCTCAATATATATATCCACATCACAAGAAGAGTTGACATTATAGTTATATTAGTGGTCGAATAAGAAAAGACAGCATGTACGTTGTATGTTAGTCATACATCAAGGCTCAGAAAGTCCTGAGAACTTATCCagcaaaaactaaaaagcaCCCTTTGGTTCTTTTTACCTTTGGGTTGCTGTCATTTTGATCCCTCAAGAATAAAAAGTTGCAATTTAAACCTCCAATAGAATTGTTGTCAACGTAAACCTTCTGTTAAAATATGTATTACTTCCAGTCactgtcattttattttatttttgataggtaagaaaaaacattattaaaaaaaggacTTCTTtatgcaaaataataataataataaagcagcCACAAATTACAAAAGAAACAGAAACTAATACAGAAAAGAAAGGACTCTACAAACAACAGGAGAGATtcactagatgtgagtccccaaacccgagaccaatcaaacaaggTGCCAACAAAGGAGGCAAGCAGATGATTGTCTGAACTCTCCACATCCTCAAAAGTGCAACTGTTGTGCTCCCTCCAagtacaccacatcaaacacatcaaaatcaaattccaaatgttGGATGAGTGTTTTCCCAACCAATTCTTCCATCCAAAAAGAAGATCAATCACCTTTCTAGGGAAAACCCAAGAGATCTCAAAGGATCTAAGGAAAAAACAACACCACTGACAGGCCTTCTCGCAATGAATCAATAAATGGTCCACAATCTCTCCACTATACCTACACATACAGCACCAATCTACAATAGGGAAAGTGAAACCTCTCCTCCTCAAATTATTACCAGTAATAGTGAGTATCCTCCCCCAATCCGCAGTTCATTCAGTTGCTATCATTTTAACCCCTCAAGCAagaaaaattgcaatttaaatCTCCAATAGAATCATTGTCAATGTAAACCTTCTATTAAAATCTGTTAGTACTTAGTAGAGTGCCAATAAAtactccaaagtccaaactaaAGTTGATGAATCTTGATTAAAGGATCACATTGACAACAATCCTAAAGTTGAAGGTTTTAATTGCAACTTCTGATAATTGAGGGACCAAAACAACAACCATCTAAAATTTAGAGGAACCAAAGGGTATTTTAGTCTAATTATTACTCATTAAAAGCATCCAACCTCGAGCCTTGTATAACTTATGACCTTTTGGAAGGGAGCCGTTGAAAGGTGGTTCTATATCATCCATGAAAAAGTATATGAATATGGAATCAAGTAAAATTTGAGTTGAATTTAATGGCAGGCTATTTCATAAAGTCATACACCAATATACTTCTTTTTATATGCAAAGAGTCTTGAACCCATAAACTCACCCTCCACCTTTTTTGACAATAGGAACAGATACCATTTAAGCTAGAACTCATTAACATCATAAACCAATAAACTCAATAGAATCTTgactcttattttctttttctttttttaattactaaatCTTGACTCTAATCTTCATCCACAACATCGGTCATATCTTCAATGTTTTGCCGTATGTTGGACGTGATCTTAAGAGACAAGAACACTAACCAACTCCAACTCCAGAAGAATGTTTTACGTCAAATCACCACTCGAAGCCCCCTATGAACTCTGTCATTCTAGATTTATTAGTATATGGAGATGCAACTTTTAACAACATTTTAATTATTACACCACTACTAAGGTTGCTTAAAAAGTTTAGGAGTAAGTTACACAATCAACATAACACGTATCTTAAATTTCGAGCACATCTAGATTATAGAGGGAACATGAGCTACAATCTTCTACCCTTTAGATCCACCTGCTCCCAAAGAAggtttcaaaaaacaaaatataatgaaactaaactatgaaataataaaattaccTTTTGTCATCTGATGTACTAAGCAATTCAGTCAATCTTCTCTTAAATATCTAAGGCTCTTTGGCCAACATCGTCCTCCATTTATCCTTGAGATCTTCTGGAGTTCGACTCTTATGAAATATATGACGACCAAGTTCCAAAATTTTCCTCCAgggtacattttttttggcaGAAGCTGAAAAATGATGCACACCTTCCTGCAACAAAAGAGCGCTTGATTAAGTCAGATGCCAACATGCCAGACAtttaatatctctctctctttcttttgataGCTTCTAATCTCAGATTCACAAACAGCAAATTTTATACCTGATCAACAAACAAGACATTTTTCTAACAGGAAATTGAAATACTGCTCCTCTATgcttgttttggtgttttttgtCTTAAGTCTTATTTCTAAACACAGTAGCTGGACATTTGAAGGCAAGGAGCAAGGCTTGCTAGAGTTCAAAAGAACCCTTTTGCAATCCCTTTATTTGTAAAAGGTTCAGGAGAATTTCAATTGTgctctctctaatttttcttttctcagaTCCTtgacttaagaaaaaaaaattatacatgttCTTATTTTAAGCCATCGTTTTCTTGTGTATACTATTTTCATACTTGTCTTGTGCCCCCTTGAGTGTCTAatgtacttatttatttacGACCCAAAAACCGCCAGTTTCTACCACATATTGGAAGAAATATATACACCCACAAATGGAAAAACTTTAGTATACTGCCTAGCTCTTTCAtatacatatttaaaataataataataataataaatctctgATGAAAAAATTGGAATCAAACAGCAAAGATCACGGAAGTGGAACTTGGATACTATGGCAAAGAAGATAAAGAAATCCAGCATTAATAGGTTGTCATATCAATCTTTATTTAAGTTTAGATCTCTTAGTGaatatcaaatatattaacACTCTGCATGTATCCGGTCACACTATATCCATGAAAATTAATCTGTTCATATTTCCAAACAAGTGTTGCGATACCAAAATGAATTTATTAGAATGGATTCTTGATGTTTTCTATTATTGGGGAAGAAAACAGGGAAAATATACATAATCATCAAGCATAGCTCTAGACAGCACTGTGTCCATAAACATATACCTTTAACATATTTTCCTCTTCAGCTGTCCAAAATAATCTCTTTCGCTTTGCAGTAGGAAAAGGCATTGTTTTGCTGCATGTAGAAAAGCAAATTAACTAACCAAAAAAAGTTGGCCCACACCAAACACTATAGATAATATTCACTCCAAATTTCCACACTCTCCAGATTAAACCTTATTTAGACAAAGGAAAACCTTATATGACATGAATAACTCACAATTGCTTAGTCGACACTTGAGGTTGTCTTGACTTTTTGGAGGCAGCATGTTTCTTATTCTTGGAGGCGGCCTTTTTCTCTGTAGTGCTATTTTCCTGAGAGGATAATTTCATTGGTGAATCATCATTCTGAGGGAAAGCCTTCTTTTGGGCTCTTTGTTTGATTCGGCATACTCGTGCTGAGAGTATCTCCATATCTGAATCCGTAGTTCCAGAGGCAAAATCTACATTTGAAGTCTGCTTTGGTGATTTTGGCTGCACTTGTTCTTCATCCTTGCTTCTGCTTTTATTTTCCTCAGATACCTTTAAACTGTCCTTTGATCCTCCTTTTGATCTATCAAGTGCACCATCTGCATTCATCTCTACTTGTATGTTTTCCTCGTCTTCTGCAAATTTAGACCGATGTGCTTCAGAAATGTTTTCCTCATGTATCTTTAGACCGCCTTGCGA
This genomic stretch from Castanea sativa cultivar Marrone di Chiusa Pesio chromosome 1, ASM4071231v1 harbors:
- the LOC142621965 gene encoding putative cinnamyl alcohol dehydrogenase 1, producing the protein MSSLSANDDCLGWAARDASGVLSPYNFSRRAVGSDDVSIKITHCGVCYGDVVWTRNKHGDSMYPVVPGHEIAGIVKDVGSNVHHFKVGDHVGVGTYVNSCRDCEYCNDGLEVHCVKELVYTFNRMDADGTITKGGYSSYIVVHERYCFRIPDNYPLASAAPLLCAGITVYAPMVRHKMNQPGKSLGVIGLGGLGHMAVKFGKAFGLNVTIFSTSLSKKQEALTLLGADRFIVSTDQEQIEALAKSFDFIIDTASGVHSLDPYISLLKTAGVLVLVGFPSEAKFSPAILNLGMKTISGSVVGGTKVTQEMIDFCAAHKIYPNIEVIPIQYANEALERLIKKDVKYRFVIDIENSLK
- the LOC142622897 gene encoding uncharacterized protein LOC142622897 — its product is MRSKSGRGGRPKHNRSTSSSPSITTTTTSLPMLFNHKHNQFTLDEDSICGEMPNAQLHNDVAPDLVDDALASKTRVHCSTSHDISTEDDGMEIDWFKQTCIICNQGGHVSVCAESGCPIALHKKCVSRELMSDDDLEQFYCPYCLHKRALVQKQQLRKKVELAKEDLLKFLGTNAVGGDGLKQKDGEEKRCQDQRNADEQMTDDVALDASKGSQGGLKIHEENISEAHRSKFAEDEENIQVEMNADGALDRSKGGSKDSLKVSEENKSRSKDEEQVQPKSPKQTSNVDFASGTTDSDMEILSARVCRIKQRAQKKAFPQNDDSPMKLSSQENSTTEKKAASKNKKHAASKKSRQPQVSTKQFKTMPFPTAKRKRLFWTAEEENMLKEGVHHFSASAKKNVPWRKILELGRHIFHKSRTPEDLKDKWRTMLAKEP